The Phaeacidiphilus oryzae TH49 region CGGTGTTCACATCAGAGCAATGATCGGGAAATCGCAGGTTGCGAGGGTGCGGGCGAAGAATCCACCCCGAGGAACCCGAGGACCCACCCACCGTGAGCTACCTGGCCGAGTACATCTGGATCGACGGCACCAAGCCGACCGCGAAGCTCCGTTCGAAGACCAAGGTCCTCGCCGACGGCGCGAAGCCCGGCACCTGGGGGTTCGACGGCTCGAGCACCAGCCAGGCCGAGGGCCACGCCTCGGACCGGGTCCTCAAGCCGGTCGCCAGCTACCCGGACCCGATCCGCGGCGGGGACAACGTCCTGGTGCTCTGCGAGGTCTTCAACATCGACGACACCCCGCACGAGTCCAACACCCGCGCCCTGCTGCGGCCGGTGGCCGAGCAGTTCGCCGGCCAGGAGCCGATCTTCGGGATCGAGCAGGAGTACACCTTCTTCCAGGGCGCCCGCCCGCTCGGCTTCCCGGAGAACGGCTTCCCGGCCCCGCAGGGCGGCTACTACTGCGGCGTCGGCGCGGACGAGATCTTCGGACGGGAGATCGTCGAGAAGCACCTGGAGAACTGCCTCAAGGCGGGCCTGAACATCTGCGGCATCAACGCCGAGGTGATGCCGGGCCAGTGGGAGTTCCAGGTCGGCCCGGTCGGCCCGCTCGAGGTCTCGGACGAGCTGTGGGTGGCCCGCTGGCTGCTCTACCGCACCGCCGAGGACTTCGGCGTCTCCGCCACCCTCGACCCCAAGCCGGCCCAGGGCGACTGGAACGGCGCCGGGGCGCACACCAACTTCTCCACCAAGGCGATGCGCGAGGAGGGCGGTTACCAGGCCATCGTCACCGCCTGCGAGGCGCTCGGCGCCGAGGGCAAGCCGGAGGAG contains the following coding sequences:
- the glnII gene encoding glutamine synthetase, which translates into the protein MSYLAEYIWIDGTKPTAKLRSKTKVLADGAKPGTWGFDGSSTSQAEGHASDRVLKPVASYPDPIRGGDNVLVLCEVFNIDDTPHESNTRALLRPVAEQFAGQEPIFGIEQEYTFFQGARPLGFPENGFPAPQGGYYCGVGADEIFGREIVEKHLENCLKAGLNICGINAEVMPGQWEFQVGPVGPLEVSDELWVARWLLYRTAEDFGVSATLDPKPAQGDWNGAGAHTNFSTKAMREEGGYQAIVTACEALGAEGKPEEHIRQYGAGVETRLTGAHETAPWNEYSYGVSDRGASVRIPWQVEVEKKGYLEDRRPNANVDPYVVTRLLVDTCCAALDKAGEA